From the Xenorhabdus ishibashii genome, one window contains:
- the yacG gene encoding DNA gyrase inhibitor YacG, with protein sequence MSEVLTVECPTCGNTVVWGEISPHRPFCSKRCQLIDLGEWASEEKKIPSQSDSSENDNWSEQPE encoded by the coding sequence ATGTCTGAAGTATTGACTGTCGAATGTCCAACATGTGGCAACACGGTAGTATGGGGAGAAATTAGCCCACATCGCCCATTTTGTAGTAAACGTTGTCAATTAATCGACTTGGGCGAATGGGCCAGTGAGGAAAAGAAAATACCAAGCCAAAGTGACAGTTCAGAAAATGATAACTGGAGCGAACAGCCGGAATAG